The Dermochelys coriacea isolate rDerCor1 chromosome 7, rDerCor1.pri.v4, whole genome shotgun sequence genome window below encodes:
- the HESX1 gene encoding homeobox expressed in ES cells 1 isoform X2, with amino-acid sequence MWSTVLEIMVHILGLEQKKDVIPAAKPHRPWMDTCNNLGEDTSQCLQTPVISCEGPLFHVHSYPMLDERVLKCEKYFSATERLSYKRELSWYRGRRPRTAFTRNQIDVLENVFRMNSYPGIDIREELAHKLDLDEDRIQIWFQNRRAKLKRSHRESQFIMVKNTLTSNLLE; translated from the exons ATGTGGTCAACGGTGTTGGAAATCATGGTTCA CATTTTGGGATTAGAACAGAAAAAAGATGTCATTCCAGCTGCGAAACCTCACAGACCATGGATGGATACATGCAACAATTTAG GAGAAGACACTAGTCAGTGTCTGCAGACCCCTGTCATTTCCTGTGAAGGgccattatttcatgttcacaGTTACCCGATGCTGGACGAAAGAGTtctgaaatgtgaaaaatatttttcagccaCTGAAAGGCTATCTTACAAAAGGGAACTGAGTTGGTACAGGGGTAGGAGACCAAGAACTGCTTTCACTAGAAACCAG ATTGATGTGCTGGAAAATGTTTTTAGAATGAACTCCTATCCTGGCATTGACATTAGAGAAGAACTAGCTCACAAACTAGATTTAGATGAAGACAGGATCCAG ATCTGGTTCCAGAATCGCCGTGCAAAGCTGAAAAGATCCCACAGAGAATCTCAGTTTATAATGGTGAAAAACACTTTAACCTCTAACCTTCTGGAATAG
- the HESX1 gene encoding homeobox expressed in ES cells 1 isoform X3, protein MHTAPVGVHQSILGLEQKKDVIPAAKPHRPWMDTCNNLGEDTSQCLQTPVISCEGPLFHVHSYPMLDERVLKCEKYFSATERLSYKRELSWYRGRRPRTAFTRNQIDVLENVFRMNSYPGIDIREELAHKLDLDEDRIQIWFQNRRAKLKRSHRESQFIMVKNTLTSNLLE, encoded by the exons ATGCACACAGCTCCAGTTGGTGTGCATCAGAG CATTTTGGGATTAGAACAGAAAAAAGATGTCATTCCAGCTGCGAAACCTCACAGACCATGGATGGATACATGCAACAATTTAG GAGAAGACACTAGTCAGTGTCTGCAGACCCCTGTCATTTCCTGTGAAGGgccattatttcatgttcacaGTTACCCGATGCTGGACGAAAGAGTtctgaaatgtgaaaaatatttttcagccaCTGAAAGGCTATCTTACAAAAGGGAACTGAGTTGGTACAGGGGTAGGAGACCAAGAACTGCTTTCACTAGAAACCAG ATTGATGTGCTGGAAAATGTTTTTAGAATGAACTCCTATCCTGGCATTGACATTAGAGAAGAACTAGCTCACAAACTAGATTTAGATGAAGACAGGATCCAG ATCTGGTTCCAGAATCGCCGTGCAAAGCTGAAAAGATCCCACAGAGAATCTCAGTTTATAATGGTGAAAAACACTTTAACCTCTAACCTTCTGGAATAG
- the HESX1 gene encoding homeobox expressed in ES cells 1 isoform X1, with translation MANTSLCASDTAVSQNLQKVSSFVETKTTHCSFSIESILGLEQKKDVIPAAKPHRPWMDTCNNLGEDTSQCLQTPVISCEGPLFHVHSYPMLDERVLKCEKYFSATERLSYKRELSWYRGRRPRTAFTRNQIDVLENVFRMNSYPGIDIREELAHKLDLDEDRIQIWFQNRRAKLKRSHRESQFIMVKNTLTSNLLE, from the exons ATGGCAAATACATCATTATGTGCTTCTGATACAGCAGTATCTCAAAATCTTCAGAAAGTATCCAGTTTTGTGGAAACTAAAACCACACATTGCTCATTTTCCATTGAAAGCATTTTGGGATTAGAACAGAAAAAAGATGTCATTCCAGCTGCGAAACCTCACAGACCATGGATGGATACATGCAACAATTTAG GAGAAGACACTAGTCAGTGTCTGCAGACCCCTGTCATTTCCTGTGAAGGgccattatttcatgttcacaGTTACCCGATGCTGGACGAAAGAGTtctgaaatgtgaaaaatatttttcagccaCTGAAAGGCTATCTTACAAAAGGGAACTGAGTTGGTACAGGGGTAGGAGACCAAGAACTGCTTTCACTAGAAACCAG ATTGATGTGCTGGAAAATGTTTTTAGAATGAACTCCTATCCTGGCATTGACATTAGAGAAGAACTAGCTCACAAACTAGATTTAGATGAAGACAGGATCCAG ATCTGGTTCCAGAATCGCCGTGCAAAGCTGAAAAGATCCCACAGAGAATCTCAGTTTATAATGGTGAAAAACACTTTAACCTCTAACCTTCTGGAATAG